From the genome of Bifidobacterium asteroides, one region includes:
- a CDS encoding carbohydrate ABC transporter permease, with translation MNNQATLQADTGVSARHAHRIRTWGDWAGLILLVAGAVIMLFPLLILVLNAFKTTADYNATGPLSVPAHFSMDGIISFWNKSNFPLKLGNSLLISLVVAVVGVLLSVLNSFALGIGRVKGNTVILLFIMLANMVPQEALLYPLYVMFKWMGFYNSQWSIIIIFTIIQSAYGTYLLSSVYGTFPQAILEAATVDGASRWQILSRIVLPVSWSTISVLFVFFFIWTWNEYMIPMAFLMSEKTQTIPLALATMQGQHTMAATDLASASLLSIIPTIIFFIFFQRKLSQGIVAGAVK, from the coding sequence ATGAATAATCAAGCCACACTGCAAGCCGACACCGGGGTGTCCGCCCGGCACGCCCATAGAATCCGCACCTGGGGGGACTGGGCCGGTCTGATCCTGCTGGTCGCCGGAGCCGTAATCATGCTCTTCCCCCTGCTGATTCTGGTCCTGAACGCCTTCAAGACCACGGCAGACTACAACGCCACGGGCCCCCTGTCCGTGCCCGCCCACTTCAGCATGGACGGCATCATCTCCTTCTGGAACAAGAGCAATTTCCCGCTCAAGCTGGGCAACTCCCTGCTGATCTCCCTGGTGGTTGCCGTGGTCGGAGTTCTGCTTTCGGTCCTCAACTCCTTCGCCTTGGGCATCGGCAGGGTCAAGGGCAACACGGTCATCCTCCTGTTCATCATGCTGGCCAACATGGTCCCCCAGGAGGCCCTGCTCTACCCGCTCTACGTCATGTTCAAATGGATGGGCTTCTATAACTCGCAGTGGTCCATCATCATCATCTTCACCATCATCCAGAGCGCCTACGGCACCTACCTGCTCTCCTCGGTCTACGGGACCTTCCCCCAGGCCATCCTGGAGGCAGCCACCGTCGACGGGGCCTCGCGCTGGCAGATCCTGAGCAGGATCGTCCTGCCGGTGTCCTGGTCGACCATCAGCGTCCTCTTCGTCTTCTTCTTCATCTGGACCTGGAATGAGTACATGATCCCCATGGCCTTCCTGATGAGCGAGAAGACGCAGACCATCCCGCTGGCCCTGGCGACCATGCAGGGGCAGCACACCATGGCTGCCACAGACCTGGCCTCCGCCTCCCTGCTCAGCATCATCCCCACCATCATCTTCTTCATCTTCTTCCAGAGGAAGCTCTCGCAGGGGATAGTAGCGGGCGCTGTCAAGTAA
- a CDS encoding glycoside hydrolase family 172 protein: MTMPNITNGLEALTRPSTDRTRCINAENPRGGKGSAAMTASNLGPSRKGTPCLKNIPPGQDMVLADLSGAGEIRHIWMTVTDATSPTGPNVLRNLILECYWDGEQTPSVCVPLGDFFCCGHAQACRVESVPVAVYPRQGFNCYWPMPFHDGARIVLCNRHNEPIEAFFYQIDYVEKDELPEEVMTFHAQWRRQRVTELGQDYVILDGVHGRGSYVGTYLALTALESRWWGEGEVKVYLDGDKDYPTWCSTGSEDYFGGAWSFAGQDPDGRMREVTYSGAYMGFPFRSRQLDNRESQYWDADTPVTRGFYRWHIPDPIIFNSDIRVTLQQIGVDEQGYFERQDDLASVAYWYQQEPHQPFPHNVLETGERDRRPR; this comes from the coding sequence ATGACCATGCCGAACATCACCAACGGTCTTGAGGCGCTGACCCGCCCATCCACAGACCGCACCCGCTGCATCAACGCCGAGAACCCTCGGGGGGGCAAGGGCAGTGCAGCTATGACGGCCAGCAATCTCGGTCCATCCAGAAAGGGGACCCCTTGCCTCAAGAACATTCCTCCCGGGCAGGACATGGTTCTGGCCGACCTGTCCGGCGCAGGCGAAATCCGCCATATCTGGATGACTGTGACCGATGCCACCTCGCCCACCGGGCCCAACGTCCTGCGCAATCTGATCCTGGAATGCTACTGGGATGGCGAACAGACACCCTCCGTCTGCGTGCCTCTGGGCGACTTCTTCTGCTGCGGCCATGCCCAAGCCTGCAGGGTGGAGTCTGTGCCTGTGGCCGTCTACCCGCGCCAGGGTTTCAACTGCTACTGGCCCATGCCCTTCCACGACGGGGCCCGGATTGTCCTGTGCAACCGGCACAACGAACCCATTGAGGCCTTCTTCTACCAGATTGACTATGTGGAGAAGGACGAGCTGCCCGAGGAGGTCATGACCTTCCATGCCCAGTGGCGCCGTCAGCGGGTCACCGAACTGGGTCAGGACTACGTGATCCTGGATGGGGTGCATGGCCGGGGCTCCTACGTGGGCACTTATCTGGCTCTGACCGCTCTGGAGAGCCGCTGGTGGGGCGAAGGTGAGGTCAAGGTCTATCTGGACGGGGACAAGGACTATCCCACCTGGTGCTCCACGGGCAGCGAGGACTACTTCGGCGGTGCCTGGAGCTTTGCCGGGCAGGATCCGGATGGTCGCATGCGCGAGGTCACCTACAGCGGGGCCTATATGGGATTTCCCTTCCGCTCCAGGCAGTTGGACAACCGCGAATCCCAGTACTGGGATGCTGACACCCCGGTGACCAGGGGGTTCTACCGTTGGCACATTCCCGACCCCATCATTTTCAACAGTGACATCAGGGTGACTCTGCAACAGATAGGCGTGGATGAGCAGGGCTACTTCGAGCGTCAGGACGACCTGGCCAGCGTGGCCTATTGGTATCAGCAGGAGCCCCACCAGCCCTTCCCGCACAATGTGCTGGAGACGGGTGAGCGGGACCGTCGGCCCCGCTGA
- a CDS encoding LacI family DNA-binding transcriptional regulator, with translation MSDIRDVARRAGVSVSTVSYAFSGKRPVSPETYQRIMQAADELDYAADAGARMLRAKRNQIVALSAPLRPGQNRASYADYFIEMASCEHARGYDSLLLTAENGVEDIRRVARSNLADGVVLMDLVDDDIRAAQAASYGRPCVALGVPRQHTACACVDLDFDLMGRMAVEAMARAGRKRLLFLEDLEGEYQRGSGFRLILLRSLKTWARRLGMDLQLQPGPTGSDLAYTQQVLDIIHHGRIDGLIGQIRPSLLDTVVVRMRSDGVSIPDDVAVLSCAAGKVSPTLELQGISEMPLTPRSLCAKAADLLTQAVEEGASLAGRVQLERPRLIDRASISR, from the coding sequence ATGTCCGACATACGCGACGTCGCCAGAAGGGCCGGGGTCTCGGTCAGCACAGTATCCTATGCCTTCTCCGGCAAACGTCCCGTCTCTCCGGAAACCTACCAGCGGATCATGCAGGCCGCCGACGAACTGGACTACGCCGCGGATGCCGGCGCCCGGATGCTGCGGGCCAAGCGCAATCAGATCGTCGCCCTAAGTGCCCCCCTGCGCCCCGGGCAGAACCGGGCCTCCTACGCGGATTACTTCATCGAGATGGCCAGTTGCGAGCACGCTCGCGGCTATGATTCCCTGCTGCTGACCGCTGAAAACGGCGTCGAAGATATTCGGCGGGTCGCCCGTAGCAATCTGGCCGACGGGGTGGTCCTGATGGATCTGGTGGACGATGACATCCGCGCCGCCCAGGCCGCCTCATACGGACGCCCCTGCGTGGCCCTGGGAGTGCCTCGGCAGCACACAGCCTGCGCCTGTGTGGATTTGGATTTTGATCTAATGGGCCGCATGGCGGTGGAAGCCATGGCCCGAGCGGGACGCAAACGCCTGCTCTTTTTGGAGGATCTCGAAGGCGAATACCAGCGCGGGTCCGGTTTCCGTCTCATCCTCCTACGCAGTCTCAAGACCTGGGCCCGCCGCCTGGGAATGGATCTGCAGCTTCAGCCGGGACCTACCGGCAGCGATTTGGCCTACACCCAGCAAGTGCTGGACATCATCCATCACGGCCGCATTGATGGCCTGATCGGACAGATTCGCCCCTCCCTGCTGGACACCGTGGTGGTCCGCATGCGCTCGGACGGCGTGAGCATTCCCGATGACGTGGCCGTTCTGTCCTGCGCCGCAGGCAAGGTCAGCCCTACTCTTGAGCTTCAGGGCATATCTGAGATGCCACTTACCCCCCGCTCACTATGTGCCAAGGCTGCAGATCTGCTGACCCAAGCTGTGGAGGAGGGGGCTTCCCTGGCCGGTCGAGTCCAACTGGAACGCCCCAGGCTGATCGACCGCGCCTCCATCAGCCGGTAG